A region of Arabidopsis thaliana chromosome 5, partial sequence DNA encodes the following proteins:
- a CDS encoding Leucine-rich repeat (LRR) family protein (Leucine-rich repeat (LRR) family protein; INVOLVED IN: signal transduction; LOCATED IN: endomembrane system; EXPRESSED IN: 22 plant structures; EXPRESSED DURING: 13 growth stages; CONTAINS InterPro DOMAIN/s: Leucine-rich repeat-containing N-terminal domain, type 2 (InterPro:IPR013210), Leucine-rich repeat (InterPro:IPR001611); BEST Arabidopsis thaliana protein match is: Leucine-rich repeat (LRR) family protein (TAIR:AT3G43740.1); Has 79109 Blast hits to 18390 proteins in 732 species: Archae - 33; Bacteria - 1866; Metazoa - 5774; Fungi - 472; Plants - 66918; Viruses - 0; Other Eukaryotes - 4046 (source: NCBI BLink).): MASRNYRWELFAASLTLTLALIHLVEANSEGDALYALRRSLTDPDHVLQSWDPTLVNPCTWFHVTCNQDNRVTRVDLGNSNLSGHLAPELGKLEHLQYLELYKNNIQGTIPSELGNLKNLISLDLYNNNLTGIVPTSLGKLKSLVFLRLNDNRLTGPIPRALTAIPSLKVVDVSSNDLCGTIPTNGPFAHIPLQNFENNPRLEGPELLGLASYDTNCT, encoded by the exons ATGGCGTCTCGAAACTATCGGTGGGAGCTCTTCGCAGCTTCGTTAACCCTAACCTTAGCTTTGATTCACCTGGTCGAAGCAAACTCCGAAGGAGATGCTCTCTACGCTCTTCGCCGGAGTTTGACAGATCCAGACCATGTCCTCCAGAGCTGGGATCCAACTCTTGTTAATCCTTGTACCTGGTTCCATGTCACCTGTAACCAAGACAACCGCGTCACTCGTGT GGATTTGGGAAATTCAAACCTCTCTGGACATCTTGCGCCTGAGCTTGGGAAGCTTGAACATTTACAGTATCT AGAGCtctacaaaaacaacatcCAAGGAACTATACCTTCCGAACTTGGAAATCTGAAGAATCTCATCAGCTTGGATCTGTACAACAACAATCTTACAGGGATAGTTCCCACTTCTTTGGGAAAATTGAAGTCTCTGGTCTTTTT ACGGCTTAATGACAACCGATTGACCGGTCCAATCCCTAGAGCACTCACGGCAATCCCAAGCCTTAAAGTTGT TGACGTCTCAAGCAATGATTTGTGTGGAACAATCCCAACAAACGGACCCTTTGCTCACATTCCTTTACAGAA CTTTGAGAACAACCCGAGATTGGAGGGACCGGAATTACTCGGTCTTGCAAGCTACGACACTAACTGCACCTGA
- a CDS encoding Plant L-ascorbate oxidase (Plant L-ascorbate oxidase; FUNCTIONS IN: oxidoreductase activity, copper ion binding, L-ascorbate oxidase activity; INVOLVED IN: oxidation reduction; LOCATED IN: plant-type cell wall; EXPRESSED IN: 21 plant structures; EXPRESSED DURING: 13 growth stages; CONTAINS InterPro DOMAIN/s: Multicopper oxidase, type 3 (InterPro:IPR011707), Multicopper oxidase, type 2 (InterPro:IPR011706), Cupredoxin (InterPro:IPR008972), Multicopper oxidase, copper-binding site (InterPro:IPR002355), Multicopper oxidase, type 1 (InterPro:IPR001117), L-ascorbate oxidase, plants (InterPro:IPR017760); BEST Arabidopsis thaliana protein match is: Plant L-ascorbate oxidase (TAIR:AT5G21105.1); Has 9868 Blast hits to 8872 proteins in 1572 species: Archae - 64; Bacteria - 4270; Metazoa - 566; Fungi - 3292; Plants - 1286; Viruses - 0; Other Eukaryotes - 390 (source: NCBI BLink).), with amino-acid sequence MAVIVWWLLTVVVVAFHSASAAVVESTWEVEYKYWWPDCKEGIVMAINGQFPGPTIDAVAGDTVIIHVVNKLSTEGVVIHWHGIRQKGTPWADGAAGVTQCPINPGETFTYKFIVDKAGTHFYHGHYGMQRSSGLYGMLIVRSPKERLIYDGEFNLLLSDWWHQSIHAQELALSSRPMRWIGEPQSLLINGRGQFNCSQAAYFNKGGEKDVCTFKENDQCAPQTLRVEPNRVYRLRIASTTALASLNLAVQGHQLVVVEADGNYVAPFTVNDIDVYSGETYSVLLKTNALPSKKYWISVGVRGREPKTPQALTVINYVDATESRPSHPPPVTPIWNDTDRSKSFSKKIFAAKGYPKPPEKSHDQLILLNTQNLYEDYTKWSINNVSLSVPVTPYLGSIRYGLKSAYDLKSPAKKLIMDNYDIMKPPPNPNTTKGSGIYNFAFGIVVDVILQNANVLKGVISEIHPWHIHGHDFWVLGYGEGKFKPGIDEKTFNLKNPPLRNTVVLYPFGWTAIRFVTDNPGVWFFHCHIEPHLHMGMGVVFVEGVDRIGKMEIPDEALGCGLTRKWLMNRGRP; translated from the exons ATGGCGGTAATTGTGTGGTGGCTACTAACGGTGGTTGTGGTGGCGTTTCACTCGGCGTCGGCGGCAGTAGTAGAATCAACGTGGGAGGTTGAGTATAAGTACTGGTGGCCGGATTGTAAAGAAGGAATCGTTATGGCCATCAACGGCCAGTTTCCAGGGCCAACGATAGACGCAGTCGCCGGAGACACGGTCATTATCCACGTCGTCAACAAACTCTCCACCGAAGGTGTTGTTATCCATTGGCACGGCATACGTCAG AAAGGGACTCCATGGGCTGATGGAGCAGCAGGTGTGACCCAGTGTCCTATTAATCCTGGCGAGACTTTCACTTACAAGTTCATTGTCGATAAG GCGGGAACACATTTCTACCATGGACACTACGGAATGCAAAGATCATCGGGACTATACGGAATGTTAATAGTAAGATCACCAAAAGAGAGGTTAATTTACGATGGAGAGTTCAATCTCTTGCTCAGTGACTGGTGGCACCAAAGCATTCACGCGCAAGAACTCGCTCTTTCTTCTCGTCCTATGCGTTGGATCGGTGAACCTCAAAGCTTGTTGATCAATGGAAGAGGACAGTTCAATTGTTCACAAGCAGCGTATTTTAACAAAGGAGGAGAGAAAGATGTATGCACGtttaaagaaaatgatcaGTGTGCACCTCAAACTCTTCGAGTCGAACCCAATAGAGTGTACCGTCTTCGAATCGCTAGCACAACTGCTCTTGCTTCCCTCAACTTGGCTGTTCAa GGACACCAGCTGGTGGTTGTTGAAGCTGACGGCAACTACGTCGCACCGTTCACCGTCAACGACATTGACGTTTATTCCGGCGAAACTTATTCTGTTCTCCTTAAAACCAACGCACTTCCATCAAAGAAGTACTGGATCTCCGTCGGCGTTCGTGGCCGAGAACCCAAAACTCCTCAAGCACTCACCGTGATAAATTACGTTGATGCCACTGAGTCACGCCCATCTCATCCACCACCGGTGACTCCAATCTGGAACGACACAGATCGGAGCAAAAGCTTCTCGAAGAAGATCTTCGCCGCTAAAGGATATCCAAAACCGCCGGAGAAATCACATGACCAGCTAATCCTCCTCAACACACAGAATCTCTACGAAGATTACACGAAATGGTCAATCAACAACGTCTCATTATCCGTACCGGTGACGCCGTACCTCGGATCAATTAGATACGGTTTAAAATCGGCGTACGATTTGAAATCGCCGGCGAAGAAGTTAATTATGGATAATTACGATATCATGAAACCGCCGCCGAATCCAAACACAACGAAAGGTAGCGGGATTTACAATTTCGCGTTTGGAATCGTCGTCGACGTGATTCTTCAAAACGCTAATGTTTTAAAAGGTGTGATTAGTGAGATTCATCCGTGGCATATTCATGGTcatgatttctgggttttgggTTACGGTGAAGGGAAATTTAAACCGGGGATTGATGAGAAGACGTTTAATTTGAAGAATCCGCCGTTACGGAATACGGTGGTGTTGTATCCGTTTGGATGGACGGCGATAAGGTTTGTGACGGATAATCCAGGGGTTTGGTTTTTTCATTGTCATATTGAACCGCATTTGCATATGGGTATGGGTGTGGTTTTCGTGGAGGGAGTAGACCGGATTGGTAAGATGGAGATACCGGATGAAGCGCTTGGTTGTGGATTAACCAGGAAATGGCTTATGAACCGGGGACGCCCTTAA